A portion of the Juglans microcarpa x Juglans regia isolate MS1-56 chromosome 1D, Jm3101_v1.0, whole genome shotgun sequence genome contains these proteins:
- the LOC121255737 gene encoding uncharacterized protein LOC121255737: protein MLCSFELPLFFVNLVRIIPILMTMSFLRRSFAFASVVNSHVLSRRYRFCTNASTTILDKENEATRHSVPASDYSDSLHLSPLFSDVKGQSCSYDIELVDHDAWRVSSGLAQAWRGTDGASTGTSPLMEELVDEVVDYSSPPIEADSDFDDIDNMRIRGNLFYKLDRDSKEFEEYSFDFHRRKSSKKKNDQNERKKVEKKDNKSPSSSSRGEIHPKVFNNKCSTSPLDEVDSFYDGKKKLRTPTFNQLTGPYHEPFCLDIYISKASVRACVIHRVTSKVVVVAHSISKDMKFELASTRNATACAAVGSVLAQRALADDIHDVVYIPRKGDRLEGKLQIVLQSIIDTGVNVKVKLKQRRLKKAAPLSTP, encoded by the coding sequence ATGCTTTGCTCCTTTGAACTCCCGCTCTTTTTCGTAAATTTGGTTCGCATTATACCTATACTCATGACAATGAGTTTCTTGAGAAGAAGTTTCGCCTTCGCATCCGTGGTGAATTCGCATGTTCTTTCAAGACGGTATCGATTCTGCACCAACGCCTCCACAACAATTCTTGATAAGGAGAATGAAGCAACCAGACATTCAGTACCAGCATCTGATTATTCCGATAGCCTTCATCTCTCTCCATTGTTCTCCGATGTTAAAGGTCAGTCCTGTAGTTATGATATCGAGCTTGTGGACCATGATGCCTGGCGAGTTTCGTCCGGATTAGCTCAAGCATGGCGAGGCACGGATGGAGCTTCCACGGGAACGAGCCCTCTCATGGAGGAACTGGTTGATGAGGTAGTTGATTATAGTTCCCCACCCATTGAAGCTGATTCGGATTTTGATGACATTGATAACATGAGAATTCGGGGCAATCTGTTCTATAAACTTGACCGGGACTCCAAGGAATTTGAAGAGTACAGTTTTGACTTCCATCGGAGGAAatcttcaaagaaaaagaatgatcaaaatgaaagaaaaaaagttgagaagAAGGATAACAAGAGCCCTAGTTCGTCCTCTAGAGGTGAAATTCATCCGAAGGTTTTCAATAACAAATGTTCTACGTCTCCGCTTGACGAAGTGGATAGCTTCTATGATGGGAAGAAGAAGCTGAGGACGCCTACTTTCAACCAACTTACGGGTCCTTACCACGAACCCTTTTGCCTGGACATTTACATATCCAAGGCTTCTGTTCGTGCCTGTGTGATTCACCGAGTGACTAGTAAGGTGGTGGTTGTGGCACATTCCATTTCCAAGGATATGAAGTTTGAGCTGGCTTCAACGAGGAATGCCACTGCTTGTGCTGCTGTGGGTTCAGTTCTGGCTCAGAGAGCATTGGCTGATGACATTCATGATGTGGTTTACATCCCAAGGAAGGGGGATAGATTGGAGGGAAAGCTTCAGATTGTGCTTCAGTCTATCATTGATACTGGCGTTAATGTGAAGGTGAAGCTTAagcaaagaagattaaaaaaagctGCTCCCTTATCTACACCTTAG